The proteins below come from a single Salinivibrio kushneri genomic window:
- a CDS encoding murein L,D-transpeptidase catalytic domain family protein yields the protein MKQAGVAPWYRVVLYVLALSMPTSVWASFKDEVSGLYQSLNLAGEVSYQAFSDAYRHFKHNPSSKPVMTLIDYGKPSSEKRFWVIHVRDRRVLFRSYVSHGKNSGALYAKRFSNQINSLQTSLGVYRAAETYHGKHGYSLRLDGLSKGLNDNARERAIVIHGADYAHPNVIKQSGQLGRSWGCPALPSYLSARVIDAIKNGTFIYAFASQA from the coding sequence ATGAAACAAGCAGGTGTGGCCCCTTGGTATCGGGTAGTTTTATATGTATTGGCGCTAAGCATGCCAACCTCAGTTTGGGCCAGTTTTAAAGATGAAGTCAGTGGTTTATATCAATCACTCAATCTCGCTGGGGAGGTGTCGTACCAAGCCTTTTCTGATGCGTATCGCCATTTTAAGCACAACCCAAGTAGCAAGCCAGTGATGACACTGATTGATTACGGCAAACCGTCGTCAGAAAAGCGGTTTTGGGTGATTCATGTACGTGATCGCCGAGTTCTTTTTCGCTCTTATGTATCACACGGAAAGAACAGCGGCGCCCTTTACGCAAAACGTTTCTCGAATCAGATTAATTCCTTGCAAACATCATTGGGGGTCTATCGTGCTGCTGAAACCTACCATGGTAAACATGGCTATTCATTACGCCTCGATGGTTTGTCAAAGGGATTAAATGACAATGCACGTGAAAGAGCGATTGTTATTCACGGTGCCGATTACGCCCATCCGAACGTGATCAAACAAAGTGGCCAGCTCGGTAGAAGCTGGGGGTGTCCGGCGTTACCTAGCTACTTATCCGCCCGCGTGATTGATGCAATCAAAAATGGCACCTTTATTTACGCGTTTGCCAGCCAAGCTTGA
- a CDS encoding DNA ligase, producing the protein MARLNPFTLCLLSAFTLLPTSDADAAPSAPALMHGIDGQIAEQDYCGYWASEKLDGIRAYWTGSRLLTRQGNPIHAPEAFIQSLPQTPLDGELWAGRGEFQTVLRTVLDDKPDPDAWQNVRFYAFDLPDHPGPFSARYAALRQIVSKTASPHFAYVPQKPVTSNEALKERLATINEAGGEGLMLHHPDSVYVGQRVESVVKLKTYQEKDVIVVGMNPGKGRLQGLMGSLVVRLADGTEFSVGSGFSDAQRANPPQIGSSILVRHNGMTQKGIPRFARFIREIPSL; encoded by the coding sequence ATGGCACGCCTAAATCCTTTTACTTTATGCTTACTCTCCGCCTTTACCCTGCTTCCTACCAGTGATGCTGATGCTGCACCGTCGGCGCCAGCGTTGATGCATGGTATTGACGGACAGATTGCCGAACAAGACTATTGTGGTTATTGGGCCAGTGAAAAGCTCGATGGGATCCGTGCCTATTGGACGGGGTCTCGATTATTGACGCGGCAAGGCAATCCTATTCACGCCCCTGAAGCGTTTATCCAATCGCTTCCCCAGACCCCCTTAGATGGCGAGTTATGGGCCGGAAGAGGCGAGTTTCAAACCGTGTTGCGTACCGTGTTGGACGATAAACCGGATCCTGACGCGTGGCAGAACGTTCGCTTTTATGCCTTTGATTTACCCGATCATCCAGGTCCATTTTCGGCACGCTATGCGGCATTAAGACAGATCGTGTCTAAGACAGCATCGCCGCACTTTGCGTATGTCCCACAGAAGCCTGTGACGAGCAATGAAGCACTTAAGGAGAGGTTGGCTACCATCAATGAAGCAGGCGGTGAGGGTTTGATGCTGCATCATCCTGATAGTGTGTATGTGGGTCAGCGGGTAGAAAGCGTGGTTAAGTTGAAAACCTACCAAGAAAAAGATGTGATTGTAGTAGGGATGAATCCTGGCAAAGGGCGGTTACAAGGCTTGATGGGCTCTCTGGTGGTACGCCTGGCTGACGGCACCGAGTTTAGCGTGGGATCTGGTTTTAGTGATGCGCAACGGGCCAACCCGCCACAGATTGGCAGTTCTATCTTGGTGCGCCACAATGGTATGACGCAAAAGGGCATTCCACGCTTTGCTCGCTTTATTCGCGAGATACCTTCCCTTTAG
- the dld gene encoding D-lactate dehydrogenase — MNTPSRLSSSQQQAFISTLTDIVGESNLLTETSQTQHYRTGFRSGGGPALAVIFPTSLVMQWRVLKACVDADVVMIMQAANTGLTEGSTPKGDDYDRDVVIINTTRLDGLQLIDNGKQVLSFPGTTLHHLEQTLRPLNRAPHSVIGSSCIGASIVGGVANNSGGALVKRGPAYTEYSLFAQLNEEGELTLVNHLGIALGDDPETILSRVEHGEYRPDDVIYDERKASADDYEQILRDVDADSPARYNADTHRLHEVSGCAGKLAVFAVRLDTYPIPEREQVFYIGTNNPDVLNTLRRRVLTELSQLPEVAEYMHRDAFDIAERYGKDVFLAIGRLGTDSIPKMFALKAKITAWLDNVPLLPKALPDKVMQYASQLFPQHLPKRMLAFRDRFEHHLIFKASDEGIEEASAFLSRFFAEHSDSDYFACSEDEAKKAMLHRFAAAGAAIRYQTMHSRDVEDILALDIALKRNETEWEEHLPVEIEQEMEAKLYYGHFFCHVFHQDYVVRKGADVSAIKAKMLALLNERGAKYPAEHNVGHLYAAEPDLAHFYHQLDPTNSFNPGIGKTGKKKYSVDCQCLDHQLRQQASASSSSVTQEHI, encoded by the coding sequence ATGAACACCCCATCACGTTTGTCGTCATCGCAGCAACAAGCGTTTATTTCGACCTTGACGGACATCGTAGGCGAAAGCAATTTATTAACAGAAACCAGTCAAACTCAGCATTATCGCACTGGCTTTCGCTCTGGGGGCGGTCCAGCGTTGGCGGTTATTTTCCCTACCTCTTTAGTGATGCAATGGCGAGTACTTAAAGCCTGTGTGGACGCTGATGTGGTGATGATCATGCAAGCCGCGAATACGGGCTTAACCGAAGGCTCTACACCAAAGGGGGATGACTATGACCGCGACGTGGTGATCATCAATACCACGCGCTTGGACGGCTTGCAGCTGATTGATAATGGCAAACAGGTGTTGAGCTTTCCAGGAACCACACTACATCATTTAGAACAGACACTTAGGCCACTCAATCGCGCCCCCCATTCGGTGATTGGCTCTTCTTGTATTGGGGCATCGATTGTCGGTGGTGTGGCCAACAATTCCGGAGGAGCGCTGGTCAAGCGTGGGCCAGCTTATACCGAGTATTCATTATTTGCACAGTTAAATGAGGAGGGTGAACTGACGCTTGTGAATCATTTAGGCATTGCCCTAGGTGACGACCCGGAAACCATTCTCTCGCGTGTTGAACACGGTGAGTATCGGCCAGATGATGTCATCTATGATGAGCGTAAAGCCTCTGCGGATGATTATGAGCAAATTTTACGTGACGTCGATGCTGACAGCCCCGCGCGTTACAATGCCGACACACACCGCTTGCACGAAGTGAGCGGCTGTGCGGGGAAACTTGCGGTATTTGCCGTGCGTCTTGATACCTACCCTATCCCTGAGCGCGAGCAAGTCTTTTACATAGGCACCAATAACCCAGACGTACTTAATACATTGCGTCGTCGTGTGCTTACCGAGCTTTCTCAGCTACCTGAAGTGGCGGAATACATGCACCGTGACGCCTTTGATATCGCCGAGCGGTACGGCAAAGATGTGTTTTTAGCGATTGGTCGTCTGGGCACCGATTCAATCCCAAAAATGTTTGCCTTGAAAGCAAAAATCACGGCCTGGTTAGACAACGTGCCGTTACTGCCAAAAGCACTGCCAGACAAAGTGATGCAATACGCCAGTCAGCTTTTTCCCCAACACTTACCCAAACGCATGCTCGCGTTTCGCGATAGGTTCGAGCACCACCTAATATTCAAAGCTTCAGATGAAGGGATAGAAGAAGCCTCGGCGTTTCTAAGCCGTTTTTTTGCCGAACACTCAGACAGTGATTATTTTGCCTGTAGTGAAGATGAAGCGAAAAAAGCCATGCTTCACCGTTTTGCGGCAGCCGGTGCGGCAATTCGTTACCAAACCATGCACAGCCGAGATGTGGAAGACATTCTCGCGTTAGATATTGCGCTTAAGCGCAACGAGACCGAGTGGGAAGAACACTTACCCGTCGAGATAGAACAAGAGATGGAGGCCAAGCTTTATTATGGGCACTTTTTCTGCCACGTCTTCCATCAAGACTATGTGGTGAGAAAAGGTGCGGACGTGTCGGCCATTAAGGCGAAGATGCTAGCGTTGCTGAATGAGCGAGGTGCCAAATACCCTGCCGAGCATAATGTCGGGCATCTCTATGCCGCCGAGCCGGATTTAGCCCATTTCTACCATCAGCTCGACCCGACCAACAGCTTTAATCCCGGGATAGGAAAAACCGGGAAGAAAAAATACAGTGTCGATTGCCAGTGTCTGGATCATCAACTGCGCCAACAGGCTAGCGCTTCCTCCTCTTCTGTCACACAGGAGCACATCTAA
- a CDS encoding L-lactate permease: MTDTLYALVAFSPIVVAAILLVGLNWPAKKAMPVAFIMTVLIALFQWQMSAARVSASIAQGLIITAAVLWIVFGAILLLNTLKHTGAITVIRNGFTTISDDRRIQAIIIAWCFGSFIEGASGFGTPAAIAAPLLVAIGFPALAAVVVGMMIQSTPVSFGAVGTPIIVGVNKGLDSHAIGQTLTANGSDWATYLQSITTQVSFIHAVIGTLMPLLMAMMLTRFFGKNKSWKEGLEVAPFAIFAGLAFTVPYALTGWLLGPEFPSLLGGLAGIVLVTTAARKGFLVPKTQWDFDDESTWPSHWLGSLKMDLKVQEKPMSMAMAWTPYVLLAVFLVISRVSPTVKTALTDVSLGFSSLFGETGVNAAIQPLYLPGGILAFVALLAVLLQARQLSPLITAARESSKTLIGAGFVLVFTIPMVRIFINSGVNGADLVSMPVMTARFAADLVGNGFPALSATIGALGAFIAGSNTVSNMMFSQFQFEVAQTLGASTVVVIALQAVGAAAGNMIAIHNVVAASATVGLLGREGVTLRKTVLPTIYYLIAAAVIGIVLVNVLQFADVLTGA; the protein is encoded by the coding sequence ATGACAGATACCCTATACGCCCTCGTCGCGTTTTCACCCATCGTGGTGGCGGCTATCTTATTGGTCGGCTTGAATTGGCCAGCTAAGAAAGCCATGCCCGTCGCCTTTATAATGACAGTCTTGATCGCACTATTCCAGTGGCAGATGAGTGCAGCCCGTGTGTCTGCCTCTATCGCACAGGGGTTAATCATTACTGCCGCGGTACTTTGGATCGTGTTTGGTGCCATCCTTTTGCTTAACACCTTAAAACACACCGGCGCGATTACCGTGATACGTAACGGCTTTACCACCATTTCTGATGACAGACGTATTCAGGCCATCATTATTGCGTGGTGCTTTGGCTCGTTTATCGAGGGAGCGTCAGGGTTCGGTACGCCCGCCGCCATCGCTGCGCCGTTATTGGTCGCGATAGGCTTCCCCGCGTTGGCCGCCGTTGTCGTGGGTATGATGATCCAATCGACGCCAGTCTCCTTTGGTGCGGTTGGTACACCTATTATCGTGGGGGTAAACAAAGGGTTAGACAGCCATGCAATTGGGCAAACACTCACCGCCAATGGCAGTGATTGGGCCACCTATCTACAATCTATTACCACGCAAGTATCGTTTATTCACGCGGTGATCGGCACCCTCATGCCTTTGTTGATGGCAATGATGTTAACCCGCTTTTTCGGCAAAAATAAGAGCTGGAAAGAAGGCTTAGAAGTTGCCCCATTTGCGATTTTTGCCGGTTTAGCGTTCACCGTTCCTTATGCTCTCACCGGCTGGTTACTCGGACCAGAATTTCCCTCATTACTCGGTGGCCTTGCCGGTATCGTATTGGTCACAACAGCCGCACGTAAAGGTTTTTTGGTACCGAAAACACAGTGGGATTTTGATGATGAGTCGACATGGCCAAGCCATTGGTTAGGCTCTCTGAAAATGGATCTTAAGGTTCAAGAAAAGCCAATGAGCATGGCCATGGCCTGGACACCCTATGTGTTATTGGCAGTTTTCTTAGTGATCAGCCGTGTTAGCCCGACGGTCAAAACGGCGCTGACCGATGTCAGCCTTGGCTTTTCCTCATTGTTTGGTGAAACAGGAGTCAACGCCGCCATTCAGCCACTTTATCTACCGGGCGGCATCCTTGCGTTCGTGGCTTTATTAGCCGTGTTGCTTCAGGCGCGTCAATTGTCGCCGCTGATAACGGCTGCGCGTGAATCGAGTAAAACACTGATTGGTGCTGGGTTTGTGTTGGTATTTACCATCCCTATGGTGCGAATCTTTATTAACTCTGGCGTTAATGGTGCCGACTTGGTGAGTATGCCGGTCATGACTGCACGCTTCGCGGCCGACTTAGTAGGAAATGGCTTCCCAGCGCTGAGCGCCACTATTGGGGCGTTGGGCGCATTTATCGCCGGTTCGAACACCGTATCGAATATGATGTTTAGCCAGTTCCAATTTGAAGTGGCACAAACCCTAGGTGCCTCTACTGTGGTTGTCATCGCCCTACAGGCCGTCGGTGCTGCGGCCGGCAACATGATCGCTATCCATAATGTGGTTGCCGCATCAGCGACGGTTGGCTTGCTGGGCCGTGAAGGTGTCACCTTACGGAAAACCGTCTTACCGACTATTTATTATCTGATTGCCGCCGCTGTCATCGGCATTGTCTTAGTCAATGTTTTGCAGTTTGCCGATGTGCTTACCGGGGCGTAA
- a CDS encoding LysR family transcriptional regulator produces the protein MPKTDDLVLFAQVAELGSFSKVAEINSLTNSVVSKRIKKLEEGLGVQLLYRTTRKLTLTDAGRTLYQGAKNVKQAADEAFDAVAGLGEAITGQIKISVPTISGELLLAEAVAAFCGQYPGLNIDMSLDNRFVDLIDEGFDLVIRTGYLEDSSLIARHIIDSQWVVCAAPSYIARHGRPQHPIELKQHNCLQYAYQTTGASDWEFKGEHKNQVIKVAGNFSTDNPIALRQGALSGHGIAYVPRCLVYDDLMQGVLVDLFPDQVGKKLGIYAVYPFTRQPPKKVRLLIEHIRNKYLAIQHCF, from the coding sequence ATGCCGAAGACAGATGATCTCGTTCTCTTTGCTCAAGTCGCCGAATTAGGCTCTTTTAGCAAGGTAGCGGAAATAAATTCCCTGACAAATTCCGTAGTTAGCAAGCGGATTAAAAAGCTCGAAGAAGGGTTGGGCGTGCAGCTTTTGTATCGCACCACGCGCAAGCTGACACTTACCGATGCCGGACGTACCTTGTATCAAGGTGCAAAAAATGTGAAGCAGGCCGCTGATGAAGCGTTTGATGCGGTAGCAGGGCTTGGCGAAGCTATTACGGGACAAATCAAAATATCGGTCCCGACGATTTCTGGCGAGTTATTGTTAGCTGAAGCGGTGGCGGCGTTTTGTGGGCAATATCCGGGCCTTAACATTGATATGTCGCTGGATAACCGCTTTGTCGATTTAATTGATGAGGGGTTTGATCTGGTTATCCGTACTGGTTATCTCGAGGACTCTAGCTTGATTGCTCGCCATATTATCGATTCTCAATGGGTGGTGTGTGCGGCGCCGAGCTATATTGCGCGTCATGGCCGCCCGCAACATCCTATTGAATTAAAACAGCATAATTGCTTGCAATATGCTTACCAAACCACGGGAGCCAGTGACTGGGAGTTTAAAGGTGAGCATAAAAACCAAGTCATTAAAGTGGCCGGTAACTTTTCGACCGACAACCCCATCGCTTTGCGGCAAGGAGCGCTAAGTGGCCATGGCATCGCGTATGTACCGCGGTGTTTGGTGTATGACGACTTGATGCAAGGCGTATTGGTTGATCTTTTCCCTGACCAAGTGGGCAAAAAACTCGGGATTTATGCAGTGTATCCATTCACTCGCCAGCCGCCTAAAAAAGTACGTTTGCTGATAGAGCACATCCGCAACAAATACCTTGCGATTCAGCATTGCTTTTAG
- a CDS encoding HDOD domain-containing protein, with translation MESNSLVELIDRLPKIPKVVQELIELVNSHDAELNQIAEKIAYDQVISARVLRLSNSAYFGRARNVGSVNEAVIRLGLGPVRTLVVSSALMSAFDVDEEVDMDAFWQHTFEIATLSKALANALRMDGNEAFTAGMLHNLGELLIMTTAYDKLDRINLHMEAGKPKQEAQQLILGITSAELGGELAQTWNFPQRLSDAIRYQFSPVHDEQFSPLAGILRLANKIDAAWGEFVTTDSKLDWLDQQLEYNILGLPKTVVANIDDVIGSGREMAKMLK, from the coding sequence ATGGAATCCAATAGCTTGGTCGAGCTTATCGATCGTCTCCCGAAAATCCCCAAAGTCGTGCAAGAGTTGATTGAGTTGGTCAACAGCCATGACGCTGAGCTTAATCAAATCGCTGAAAAAATCGCCTACGACCAAGTCATCTCTGCGCGTGTGCTTCGTTTGTCTAATTCAGCCTATTTTGGCCGCGCCCGAAACGTGGGCTCTGTCAACGAAGCGGTCATTCGGCTGGGCTTGGGCCCAGTTCGAACCCTAGTGGTGTCAAGTGCGTTGATGAGTGCCTTTGATGTTGATGAAGAAGTCGATATGGATGCGTTTTGGCAACACACTTTCGAAATTGCAACCTTGAGTAAAGCCTTGGCAAACGCTTTAAGAATGGACGGTAACGAAGCATTTACCGCGGGTATGCTTCACAACCTCGGTGAGCTGCTGATCATGACCACCGCCTATGACAAGTTGGACCGTATTAATCTGCATATGGAAGCGGGTAAGCCCAAGCAAGAAGCACAACAGCTTATATTGGGGATCACCAGTGCCGAGTTAGGTGGCGAGCTCGCACAAACTTGGAACTTTCCCCAGCGCTTAAGCGATGCAATTCGTTATCAGTTTTCGCCCGTACACGATGAGCAGTTTTCGCCATTGGCGGGCATACTCCGCTTAGCCAACAAAATTGACGCCGCTTGGGGCGAGTTTGTCACCACCGACTCTAAGCTCGATTGGCTCGATCAGCAGCTCGAATACAACATTCTCGGTTTGCCTAAAACCGTGGTCGCTAATATCGACGATGTCATTGGCTCAGGGCGTGAAATGGCAAAAATGCTTAAATAG
- a CDS encoding DUF3581 family protein gives MKLEHYYTEQDGKLIFTRQQASDFAKRIAGDFNPIHDTDASRFCVPGDLLLSILLAKTGISEQIEIQFNGMISANTPLSIVETDEGVTVIDDNQKLYLTMTRHGQTRHDKALATEIAEHYVQFSGKNFPHIMVPLMREQQMMINTERPLVMYEKMSLAFDDLSIDSADVALSDSVMQVSGKRGKVDLAFDFIVDGRRVGHGCKTMVASGLRPYCEEAIQNLVERFNARKQAYCATTASE, from the coding sequence ATGAAATTAGAACATTATTACACCGAGCAAGATGGCAAACTGATTTTTACTCGCCAGCAAGCAAGTGACTTTGCTAAACGTATCGCTGGCGACTTTAACCCGATTCATGATACAGACGCTTCACGATTCTGTGTGCCTGGGGATTTGCTGCTTTCTATCTTATTGGCCAAAACAGGGATCAGCGAGCAAATCGAGATTCAGTTCAATGGGATGATCAGTGCTAATACGCCCTTGTCGATTGTCGAAACAGACGAAGGCGTTACCGTCATCGACGATAATCAAAAGCTTTATCTCACCATGACGCGCCATGGACAGACACGCCACGATAAAGCATTAGCAACAGAGATCGCCGAGCACTACGTGCAATTTTCCGGTAAGAACTTCCCGCATATCATGGTGCCGCTAATGCGGGAGCAACAAATGATGATCAACACTGAACGTCCACTCGTCATGTACGAGAAAATGAGCTTGGCGTTTGATGATCTATCAATAGACTCTGCCGATGTCGCTTTATCGGATTCGGTGATGCAAGTGAGCGGCAAACGCGGAAAAGTCGATCTTGCTTTTGATTTTATCGTCGATGGGCGGCGTGTGGGACACGGATGCAAAACCATGGTTGCCAGTGGGCTGCGCCCCTACTGCGAAGAGGCCATTCAAAACCTGGTGGAGCGTTTTAATGCCAGAAAACAGGCTTACTGCGCCACGACCGCCTCGGAGTAA
- the cobB gene encoding Sir2 family NAD+-dependent deacetylase, which translates to MGFPYRHIVVLTGAGISAESGIRTFRDQDGLWEEHHIEDVATPEGFERNPTLVQQFYNDRRRQLQGEITPNPAHEALARLEQETEATVLIVTQNIDNLHERAGTHNIIHMHGELLKARCSHSQQTIDWTGDIQESDHCHCCQMPAPLRPHVVWFGEMPLGMGKIHDALNQADLFVSIGTSGAVYPAAGFVHEAAMHGAHTIEINLEPSAVESEFNERRYGKASTLVPKLVEEILALEQ; encoded by the coding sequence ATGGGATTCCCTTATCGACACATCGTAGTTTTGACAGGCGCGGGAATATCTGCAGAGTCAGGGATTAGAACCTTCCGAGATCAAGATGGCCTTTGGGAAGAGCATCATATTGAAGACGTTGCAACGCCTGAGGGCTTTGAGAGAAACCCGACCCTTGTTCAGCAGTTCTATAATGATCGTCGGCGCCAATTACAAGGAGAAATCACCCCCAATCCGGCCCATGAGGCACTGGCACGCCTAGAGCAGGAAACCGAGGCCACTGTGCTCATTGTGACCCAGAATATTGATAATCTTCACGAGCGCGCCGGCACGCACAATATCATTCATATGCACGGTGAGCTGTTAAAGGCGCGTTGTAGCCACTCGCAGCAAACCATCGATTGGACCGGTGATATCCAGGAGTCCGATCACTGCCATTGTTGTCAGATGCCCGCGCCCTTAAGGCCACACGTGGTGTGGTTCGGGGAGATGCCACTGGGGATGGGAAAAATTCATGATGCACTTAATCAAGCGGATCTGTTTGTTTCTATTGGCACCTCTGGGGCGGTGTATCCCGCGGCGGGGTTTGTGCACGAAGCAGCAATGCATGGTGCGCATACCATTGAAATAAATTTGGAGCCCAGCGCGGTGGAAAGTGAGTTCAATGAGCGGCGTTACGGGAAGGCAAGCACGCTCGTGCCGAAGCTGGTGGAGGAAATTCTGGCACTGGAGCAGTAA
- the potC gene encoding spermidine/putrescine ABC transporter permease PotC translates to MIRWFRNSFLSLVYAFLYIPILVLIVNSFNASKFGMSWKGFTLEWYGQLVNNHSLMQAAGNSLTIAVFSASAAAIIGSLTAVALFRYRFRGKQFVNGMLFVVMMSPDIVMAISLLALFVLMGAQLGFLTLLLSHITFCLPFVVVTVYSRLNGFDVKMLEAARDLGASEWVILSKIILPLAAPAVGAGWLLSFTLSLDDVIVSSFVTGPSYEILPLKIYSMVKVGVSPEVNALATIMLLVSLVLVMCSQWLAKDRLK, encoded by the coding sequence ATGATCCGGTGGTTTAGGAACAGTTTTCTCTCCTTGGTTTACGCCTTCCTTTACATCCCAATTCTGGTGTTGATCGTTAACTCGTTCAATGCCAGCAAATTTGGCATGAGTTGGAAAGGCTTCACGTTGGAGTGGTATGGGCAGCTGGTCAATAATCATAGCCTGATGCAAGCAGCGGGGAACTCATTAACCATTGCGGTTTTTTCTGCCAGCGCTGCCGCTATAATTGGTAGCTTGACCGCTGTTGCCCTTTTTCGCTACCGCTTTCGTGGTAAACAGTTTGTCAATGGCATGCTCTTTGTGGTGATGATGTCCCCGGATATTGTGATGGCGATTTCGTTATTGGCACTATTTGTTTTGATGGGTGCGCAACTGGGCTTTTTAACCCTACTGCTTTCTCATATCACCTTCTGCCTACCATTCGTGGTCGTCACGGTATACAGCCGCTTAAATGGTTTTGACGTTAAAATGCTTGAAGCGGCACGTGATTTAGGCGCGAGCGAATGGGTGATCCTCAGCAAGATTATTTTGCCACTGGCGGCACCGGCGGTCGGTGCAGGTTGGCTACTAAGTTTTACCCTTTCGCTGGACGACGTTATCGTTAGCTCATTTGTTACCGGGCCAAGCTATGAAATTTTGCCCTTAAAGATTTATTCGATGGTTAAAGTGGGCGTATCACCCGAAGTGAATGCACTTGCCACTATCATGTTATTGGTGTCGTTAGTGTTAGTCATGTGCTCGCAATGGCTCGCGAAAGACAGGTTAAAATAA
- the potB gene encoding spermidine/putrescine ABC transporter permease PotB has product MKKLNLQTAIVGLVVGWLLIFVFLPNLMIIATSFLTRDDADLIEMTFTLSNYAKLLDPLYAKVVWHSFYMAALATLICLLIGYPFAFIIAKMPKNTRPLMLFLVIVPFWTNSLIRTYGLKIFLGTRGLLNESMMWLGLIERPVRIMYTEYAVMVGLVYILLPFMILPLYSSIEKLDRSYLEAARDLGANKLQCFLRVILPLTTPGIIAGSLLVILPALGMFYVSDLLGGAKNLLIGNVIKSQILNVRDWPFGSAASISLTVLMGLLLFAYWRVGKWMNRKEALS; this is encoded by the coding sequence ATGAAAAAGCTTAATCTGCAAACCGCCATCGTGGGGTTGGTCGTAGGTTGGTTGCTGATCTTTGTTTTTTTACCCAACTTAATGATTATCGCGACCAGCTTTTTAACCCGCGATGACGCTGATCTTATCGAGATGACCTTTACGCTGAGCAATTATGCGAAACTTCTCGATCCTCTTTATGCGAAAGTAGTCTGGCACTCTTTCTATATGGCGGCTTTGGCGACACTGATCTGCCTACTGATCGGCTATCCATTCGCGTTTATCATTGCCAAAATGCCTAAAAACACACGCCCTTTGATGCTGTTTTTAGTGATTGTCCCGTTTTGGACTAACTCCTTGATCCGTACTTACGGGCTAAAAATATTTCTTGGTACCCGTGGGCTACTCAATGAAAGTATGATGTGGCTTGGTTTAATAGAACGCCCCGTTCGTATTATGTATACCGAATATGCGGTGATGGTGGGTCTTGTCTATATTTTGCTGCCGTTTATGATTCTGCCGCTCTATTCAAGCATTGAGAAATTGGACCGTAGCTACCTGGAAGCAGCGCGTGATTTAGGCGCCAACAAACTCCAATGCTTTTTGCGTGTGATCCTGCCGCTGACCACACCCGGTATTATTGCCGGCAGTTTGCTAGTGATTCTTCCCGCCCTAGGTATGTTCTACGTCTCGGATTTACTCGGGGGAGCAAAAAACTTACTGATTGGTAATGTGATTAAAAGTCAGATTTTGAACGTTCGCGATTGGCCATTTGGCTCAGCGGCCAGTATTTCTCTGACGGTGTTAATGGGGCTGTTACTGTTTGCGTATTGGCGTGTGGGTAAGTGGATGAATCGCAAGGAGGCCTTATCATGA